ACTAGCTGCTGTCTCTGTGATGCCCTTGAATGAGGGGCTGGCAGCAGTGGGTACTAAGGGTCAGGTGCACAGGCGTGTTGGCACGTGTGCTTCCTGGCTGTACTGCCGTAGCCCTCGTACTCCCTCACGTGGTCCACTGGCTGGTGCATTTTGTTGTCACCCAAAGGTGCTGGCAAGCTCCCTGGTACGCAGGCCTCTGCCAGGCAGACCTGTGATGTAGACAGAGTTCTCCCCGGTTCTCCCTGTGAGGCCTCGTCCACCGCTGCTCTCAACCCCACTTCTTCCTACAAAGAGGGCACGCTGGCCCCAGGCACACCACAGCTGTGGCGGTTGATATGCAGTGTGGACCGTGTTCTGCTCCCCGCTGCTCTGCATGTGCCTTCCTTCTAAAGTGGTGTGCTTGATCAGACAGCAGACCCTGCCCCGGCCTCGTGTTTGCTCATCACTGAGTGAGAGTAGAATATAACGGTGGATACTAGATACCGGCCTTGTGCGTGATTTTGCTTTGCCAATGTGTACGAAACTCCAAGTGCTTATTAAAACTTGGTAATCGATTAATACTAAGGCAAACGAAGCAATTAAAACCGATATCTTTCAAGTATGTGATTTTAGTTTGcacaaaatattcacatttatttgtaagttttttctCCCGCACCTTTTTTGAGGTAATTCATTCAAGAATAACTGTCTCCCCTTTTTGTTAAGCTTTGCATCATTCTGTGAACGGCCCAGGATTGTACTATCAGCAGTGGCTGAGTAAGACTCCAGCCCCTATCCCTTGACTCCCTCATCACTGAGGTTCCGGGAAGCATTGTTGCCTTCTCTGTGGACAATCGCATTTTAAGTATTATGCACTGAAGAGATTGATGAGACCAGTAATGACACCCAGTGAACATCTGACCTTTAGGTGTATCCAGACACTCCCAGAATCTGGCTGACTTACTAGCTTGCTCAGAAAGGTGAACTTCATTTTGCACATACTGTTCTGTAATATCCATTCTGACGCAACTGCTCAACTTGGGTTGCTCTCTTTTTGCAGATAGCATCATTCAGAAAGTGAAGTGGCATTTTAACTGTGTAAGTTCCGCTCAGATGGAGAGCAGCTTAGAAAAAATTCAGGAGGAGcttgacttccagcctccagtgGTTCTCACTGTGGAGGACACAGATATAGCGAATGGGATAATGAACGGTCACACACAGATACACTTGGAGCCTGGTAAGTGGTTTGCTCTTCTCtgatgttggtgaagatgaggTGACATTAGGTATTTCAAATgcaattggctttttttttttttttaaaccagggaGTTGTTTTTTAGGGGATGGGTGTCTGGAAAATATGGACTGATCCTGTTTCCAGGTGACTGTTAACAAAAAAACTGTCACCATAGTGCGTCGttctggggagggggcggtgcaACTCTTGATGAAATTCAGAAGAGTGACTTGTTTTCTCAACCAGGGTGAAGTCTACCCGTTTAAATGTAAAGGGAAGTCATTCGGTTTTGCTGGAAGTCACTTACTAAAGTGTACAGATttgtctgttctctttctctctctttttttttcttttgacaatgAATCCTTATCTCATCTTATCACTTAGTGAAAACATTGCAAATCTCCACTGAGAAACCATGCCCTCCTTGACCTGGGAGGGAAGGGCCTTGGGGATGAGGGTGGGCAGGGCCAGAGCCAGGGCTTCGAATGTTCTCAGTTTGCTTCCCTGCGAGCCCTGTGGATTTCCGAGCTGGGTGCCCTGGCACTCTGTGGCTTAGTCCGCCGTTAACACCACTAGCCACTCAACGCCTAGCACGTAacaaagcatgatttttttttattccttgtttaTGATTACACACACaaactaatttttaattaaagtagaGTTTATCTTCTAACCATTCTGTAATGGTTTAAGAGCACATAacaaagcatgatttttttttattccttgtttaTGATTACACACACAATTAAaccaatttttaattaaagtagaaTTTATCTTCTAACCATTCTTGTAATGGTCTAAGAGCTGAATCCTTCTTTGAAAGATAGAGTTGTCTACACTATAACAgtctaattattttgttttaacagtttttataCTAAACTCACTGCTTGAATTTTAAAAGTGGTGtattaaaaatgttcacattttggggggcacctaggtggctcagtcggttaagcgtccgacagctcaggtcatgatctcacggtttgtgaatctGAATCcccgtatagggctctgtgctgacagttcggagcctagagcctgcttcagattctatctccctctctctctgccctgaccccactcgtgctctgtctctctctctctctctctctctcaaaaataaacattaaaaaaaaattttttttccttaatgttcaCCTTTTTGGCTTAACTTTGTGTTTTGATttaatctatttaaatttaaaccaaATACATTCCTGGATTGGCTTTTATGCCAATCAGTAACATGTAATTTATACTAGGAATGAACTTAACTTTCGTAGAAGGAAGACTGGGTAATTGAGCTGCAAGCTTCTTCTTTTGCCATATATAAAAATGGGGTGGCTCtgtaatgtattttgtttttcaaccaCTTAGACAAGAGGGGTAAAATCCAGAAAACATCAACTTGCTTATCTTTCTAGGACATTTTACTGTGGTTTGACCCACCCTATTGTCCTGAGGCTAGAATCTTTACAGGTAGCATGTTCTGTTCTAACAGGAGCTTTGGTAGCTCAGTGGAAACTCTAACACACTAACACTAGGCATCCCTTGGGTTGTGGctagatatttgtgtgtgtgcatgtgtgtgcgcatgtgtgtgtatgtgggaaaTGTAAGGACCAGAAGGGATGATTTAAAAGATCATACTAAGAGAATGGGGCAGGGTGTCACCATTTAATAGTGTGAACCAGAATCGGTCTTGGTAGTTATCTCTGAAGAGAGAATGATCATTTGGTCTAGAGTTCCAGAAACAGATTGTGGCTCAAATAATCAGTGTTTTTACCTCCTCTTCccaattattttagaatttaaaaaactgcATTTGCTGCACTTTGCCCCGGAAGCCCACGAGTCCCTGAATACTGTCTTTGTTTAGAAGCTCAGAGTTGATAGAAATGCTGTCAGTTTGGCAATCAATTTACAAATAAAGCCATAAATTGCTTTACATCAGGTTTTCTCAGCCTAAGCCATACTGACATTTTGTActggataattttttgttgtgagGGGCTGTCTTGTACATTGTAGGATGCTTAGACGCATTCGtggcccactagatgccagtaataCCCTGTTTGCAGTTTTGACAACCCCAAATATCTCTAGGCATTGCCAGTTGCCCACTGAGGGGCTAATCGCCCctctctgagaaccactgctgtaagtagaaagaaaatcaggCCTTGGAAAACCTGTGCTTAACTCAGAGACAGTCCTCGTGCTGAAAGAAACTCACTTCAGATTCCCAGATCCATTCTGTCCtccatttcttgcctttttgccGTCTAACAGCAGCTGCTTTTAATTAATATGTTTGTTATTCTGTGTTTAACATAATGAGCCTATCATTAGTGGAGGTCTAGttaatgtctttgtttatttttctttcatatagaaattattttcactagacacttattttttttaattgtgaagcTCCTAATTTCCGAATGGAGCCAGTGACAGCCCTGGGTGTCCTTTCGCTCATTCTCAACATCATGTGTGCTGCTCTGAACCTCATCCGTGGGATTCACCTCGCAGAACATTCTCTACAGGTAacctttgtttttatagtttaaatTGAAGGACCTGTGATGGCAGAAACTGATGGGGGAGACACTTTATTTGTAAGGTTATTATGTACAAAGGTTTTAAcaattgtttaattaaaatacaatttttattttaaagtttattctttaaGTAAATTGAACAAATATAAAACTTGCTCTTTTGTGTCTGTTGTCCCAAGAAGCCAAAGGGGCCTGTCAGGGGGAATTGGTGAGAAATAGTTTGCTACAGGGACATCCTTGGGGCCCCAGGAGTCACCCCAGGGTCCTGATTGCTCGTCAAGAGCAAATCTGATTCTCAGCCTCTGAGGTTCAGGCTGTTTCTGCCTGTTAAAAAGTTGCCTCCTAGTCTGATTTATATCAAGCAAGATGCCACTTCCCTATGTCTTTGTCAGAGAACTGTATCATTGGGCAGTTGATTTGCCAGGCTGCTTAAATCAAAGCAACTTTCTATGTCAGGGctcttaagatattttttaaaattttgaagtatttaaaacactttgaaaaagcatagaatcaCTGTAGGCATAAACAGATAGatacctcatttaaaaatagagcCATCGTGCCCACACCATCACTGCGGTAGCTAAAGTCTGAAGCATGGCTGGTGTTGCTCTCAGGAGACTAATGTAGACTGACCTGTGTGGAGAGTGGCAGCAGGCCTGTCCTGTGAGAGTGGTGACCGCCTGTTACTGCGTCCTGTCTTTGGCTGATGTGTGCTGTTTCCTACtcttattttttatgattatcCATGCCCAGATACTTACCAAGCGTCTGTACGCACTAGAACAGTTACATGGCCGACAAGACAGTTAAGATGGGGCACAAAGTAGAATGTGGTGACATCACTAAGGAGGTGGCAGTACCTGAAGAATGCAGAATTAGGGAAAGCTTAGTGCTGACAAATGAGTGGATTTTGAGAGGCAGTAGTGTTGGGGGGCATTCCAGCCTGGGGGCTTCGTACAGATGCTCGGGGACAGGAGGGCACATGGTGTGTCCAGGCTGTTGGAAACAGTTGCGTGTCAACCCCGGTTCTGGTATAGAAACAGGGCGCTCTGTCCCAGTCAGGGATTTTGCACTATCAACCAAACCAGACCCAATGAGGTGTGAAGAGCTTCATGTCATCGTTTTTCCTTTCATCGGAATAttccttttctcctgtttcttaCATTTGTTTTAGGTTGCCCACGAGGAAATTGGAACTATTCTggcttttcttattccttttgtAGCCTGTATTTTCCAGGTGGGTGAAACATTGATATTTTGAGTGGGTTGAACCCGTGACcttattttgttcttctgttgGGACCGTCAACTTATTTCTAGATGTGATTTTGTTCCACCAAGGCCTGTCACGGAATACCAGGCCCTTAGTGGAACCACGCTAGGCCCATCCTGTCCAGtcctctcattttacaaaggaataGCATTAGACTCAAAGGGAAAGCCATTTACCCTAGGCCGCAGAGCCTTTCACGACGGCTGAACAGAAGCCAGGAATTTTGGGACTCACATTTCAAGAAAGGAAAGATGAGAGTGCTGTGGGGATTGGGTTACCTGACTAATGTGAGGCAGGGTGTTGCTTAGTGTCATGGCAGTCCAAGTATAGAAATGTCCTCCTGCAGAAGTAACAGCTGcatgtgcgcgcgtgtgcgtgtgtgttgttTAAATACAAGACTaggtaaaaacttttttttttttaacgtttatttattcttgagacagagagagacagagcatgaacgggggagggtcagagagagggagacacagaatctgaaacaggctccggactctgagctgtcagcacagagcccgacacggggcttgaactcacagaccgcgagatcatgacctgagccgaagtcggccgctcaaccaactgagccacccaggcgcccaaaaactttttttttaatagtcatacCATCTGACTCAAATCTGTCGTTAGGAAACGAGGCAAACATCACAACATTAACTAGTGGGTTTTTACTGTTGGTTACTGTTTAGTtactttcagatttttaaaaagatttatttgtttttgggagagagagacagggtgtgagtggggaggggcagagagagagagagagagagggagacacggaatttgaagcaggctccaggttccgagctgttagcatggagctcaacgcagagcttgaactcctgaacctcgagatcgtgacctgagctgcttaaccgactgagccacccaggcgcccctggttactgtttagttattttcaaataagctGCATACTTACAGGGCAGAGTTAAAATGGAGCTTTTGAACCCCCTGTAGGCAGAGTTaattctagtaaaaaaaaaaaaaacaaacaaaaaaaacctgtaattttctttccccaTCCTCCATAGAGGCTCGGATTTTAGTACCTTGTCTACattcttaagcttttttttttcttttcctttcaattaaaatttattttctcaaagaacaCTTCTTCTCTCTTCCACATACATCCCAGAATGGTCTATTTTTTAAGAGTGACATGATTGtgggaaaagaaattttcaaCCCAGGACCAAAAATGCACTCATTTTTTAGAAATCAAGCGTCCCAAGCCTCGAGTGTTGCCATTTGAGGCACCGAGAGCCTGTTTCCAGGGCTGCAGGGATCTTGCACTTTGGCCTTCGTTCCCCCAACTGCATTCTTACTTGGGTAGCTCTTTCAGTGGGGAACTCTTTCCCTCCCACTGGAGCTTGAGCCTTTGTCGAACTGCTCTGTGTTTTGAgaatgtgctttttgtttttttttaaacattgaaccAAAAAGTTACTTTTAGCTTTTGTAGAACAAGAATGGCCTCTTTTCTGTGTGAATGCCCTACACAAAATGTTAGTCCCCCTCCCTGCTGTGAGACCTTTCCCTGTGTCAGAGATGCTTTTGAAGACACGATAAGGAGGATGTCTAGGGAACATTGGTCCCTGATGTCGTTGGAACTCagggaaaacaaataataaaagcatagCTTCTTTTACTGGCTTTCCTACCTGTCATGACTCCCGGAAGGAAAAGTCCAGTTGGAGACCAGTCGTTCTTGTTGGGGTGTCTTGGCCTGGCTGTCTTCCCCTTACCTGcacctcttctttctccacagCCCACAGCCTGGGCATTTCTGTCTGtagttcttaaatgttttcaagAGTGTCATGTTCTAATTCCCCCTGTGACATCTGTTCCACTTTTCTTGTCTCTTCTGGATCTCCACTTTCATCCAGTGATTTGATTAACAGCAGCTCACCTGGCAAGGCCGGGCTCCATTgtcatgatttcagtttaatGAGCTACTATGTGTGAGATGACACTGTGTGAGCAGGTGTAGGAAGTGAGTCCTGCATCGGACCTGtggctgttttctcctctctgactGGACTGCCTCTTATGGTGTCATTTCAGTGTTATTTGTACCTGTTCTACAGTCCAGCCAGGACTGTGAaggtggtgctgatgctgctCTTTATCTGCCTGGGCAACATGTACCTGCATGGGCTAAGGAACCTCTGGCAAATCCTTTTCCACATAGGAGTGGCTTTTCTGTCTTCATATCAGATACTGACCAGGCAGCTTCAGGAGAAGCAGTCTGACTATGGAGTATGAAGATGACATCATGTGATGAATGGATCCTTTCGTTTTCTTGTGAGAGTCACCTCTGTTTCCCTTTTTGCTTCTCGACTTCACCTCGAGTTTCCATCCTTGAAGTTCCTTTCGACCAAACCAGAGTGATACCGAAAGTTGGGGATTTTTAACAGGAGCGATGGAAAGCACGAGGTCGCCCCAGCCCCGGTTTTGTGCTGGGCATCATGGCGGAATCTCCAGTTCAGCACATTTACTTAGGACAGCAGAATCTGGGGGCTCATTCAGAAGGAGCATTATTAGAAGATCAGAATGGAattattttggtcttttaaatTGAATGATGCAATAAACCACTAGATTCAATAACACTAGCTTTAGTAACTGGCGGTTGTCTCTGAGGAACCACTTTAAAACCCACATCAGCTTTTCAGTCTAAATGGGACTTGGTTAGTTTTTTGTAGAGGGTCAATACAGGgtgaattaaacattttaaaatatggttcgTAAGTATAAGCTAGataaattttgtttacattttttgatAACTTAGGTCTGATACGATACCTTtagaatatttaaatgtattttggatataaatTGAACTTATCTTCATTTGGGGAAAGGACAAACTCTAGCTGAGAAAATGGTTAAGAAAGCCgagtttatttaatttgtatataaCTTTTTATGGCGGTGGGACTGCGTGGGCGCAGAAAAGTTTTGTATTTGTCTGCAGGGtatatctgaatatttaaaaaattgagtaacCAGTGCTACTGGATCATAGGCTCGTGAGCCTGAGAATTTCAGGGTTCTTTGCGGTGGGGCCACAGACAGGAGTAGGTGCGTCACATGGGTTCACACAGTGGCAACTTTACAGATGCAGGTtgtagtaagaaaacaaaaaacaaaaaaacccttgtCATCAGCCTTGTACATGGCAGCTGAGTGCCTGTCATTTTGATGATGATGAATGCCTGACCCTGTTACCTGTTCCCGGAAGACCTCCTGAGTTAATTACTCCTCTACCCCTCTTCCAGTCATCTTAATTAGATGGAGGGCCTTGTTCTTTATGAACAGGAGTTAAGGAGGTGTTAACTTTTTTCCAAGCTTCATAAGGATATAATAAACCCCATGCCCTGAAAAGTTACTTTTCTTCTCCCTGTTAAAATAGTGATTGATCACAGTTGTCCAGAAAGAGGCTCTGTGTAAGATCCTTTTGGTCTCCAGAAAGTTCAGCCTGGGTTGTCCAGTACATTTAGGAGGCCATTTCAGGAGTTTGCCCTCTggattgttgattttttttttaatgtttattttatttttgggagagacagagcgtgagcaggaaagaggcagagagagaggcagacacagaatctgaagcaggctccaggctctgagctgtcagcacagagcccgaggtggggctcgaacccatgaaccatgagatcatcacctgagctgaagtcggacgcttaaccgactgagtcacccaggcacccctctttggaTTGTTCTTGGTAGAAGTCTAGAATCTGAATAGCTCACTGGCAGTTGCGTGGGATATTTTGGGTTGAATTATGTGGTcttgataaattaaaataatcctaCTTTGATCTTAAAAGTTGAAAAGCCTCACAAGAATTATTGAGTACGTAGGGAAAGCAAGAATATTATTTTAGGGAACTCAGTTGTACTTGGTTGTTACTGGTAGTGCATTGTTACTGAGCTACCTTGGTATCAGGTTAAGAAAAACAAGTTTATGTGACTGGAAACTGTTGGGAAAATGATGCTACAGTAATTTTCTTATAatacaattttctgtttttaatcaaaatatcTTGATATGAAAGTTATATTGGCAACATCCTCAGATGTCAACTGCACAGTTGTCACTCTATCAGTGTTGCATCTTCGTAATTTTCTGCATACCCAGCAGGCGAATCTTCAGGCTCTCTGGGAGATAACTTTGAAGAGATGGTAAAATAGAATGGAAAGccaaggagggaagagaagtcTTTGTACATtagaagtacaaaaaaaaaaaaaaaaaaaaaaaaagaaaagaaaagaaaaaaaaaggctttaaacgTTGGTAAGCACAGCCTATAAGtgagttattaatattttttgagctCATGTGTTATTGCCGTGTAGCCCTATACCCCAGATGCTCTCGGGGGCAGAATCTGTGATCCATATTTGGCAGTAGAGAACTATCCTGAAGAGTAGTCCCTCCTGGTGAATACTTCCTGCACTGGTGGAGATGTTGTCTACACTTGGCTGAATGTGGTTTTCATCAGTTAACATCTACATGGGGTTTCAGATTGGTTTTTGCAAATGAGAGGGAAAAGATGCACTGGACAAATAGTACAAAATAATAACCACATAAGCATTGTTCACCTGGAACCCAGCCAAAAGAAGCCTCATTCACTGGAGGAAGAGACAAATGACAGAGAAGTAGTTCTGGGGATTTTGTCCGAGGGAAATCCCGGCTCAGGGTTGACCCGGTTCAGGCTTGGAGTTTTGTGGCCCCTTGTGTCATCCTTGATGCCAGAAAGGTGGCTCCACGTCGCAGGAGTTATCCTCACTACCCCACGGACTCATTGCTGTTCTCGCACTTTATTTTCCCAATGGTTCAATGCTACCTGCCCAACCAACCTCGCAGGGGTGGATCTGGGAATAGTTGAAATAATGTTGAAAACAAACCTTAAAAGTGCCTTCTGGGATCAGATACTGCAAGATCTTTGAACGTCGGAGCGCATTATTCCCATCTCCCGTATCGGGCTGGGAATGTGGCTCAGTGCTCTTGGCCAGGGTTTCCCAACCATGGGGCCAAGGCCCACAGGGTTTTCCCTTCCTCAAGTATGCAGGTGAGAGAAACACGTAGACTCTGGTTTCATTTCCCTAGGGTAGCCTTACTGTGATAAGGATCATCCCTGAGTTTCTTTTTCCTGGGAGGAGACAATCGGGGTGTATTTGGGGGTGGCGTTACCTCTCAGTACTAGAGGCCCCTCTGCTGGTGGTGGGAGGAATGTGACCGGAGGCTCCCGGTTTTGCTTCTCAGGCTTGCACCCCTGTGGTCTGTGTGACAGGCATTGTGAAGCaaccttttaaaattccttaagGAGTTGGAAAAAGGGTGTTAGGAGGAGTgctgaaattaaaacaatctcATTTCTGTCCCCTCACCTTGAGCTCCCTGTTATTTtcctaggtgcccctattctcCGGGACCCTTCTGCCTCTTCCCGTGTCTGTCCCACACATGGCAGCCCTGGAAACAGAGGCTGAAACTGGAATCtttggaggggtggggaaagcAGTCTTTCACTGTAGTTGATAAGGTGGGTACAGGAGCTCAGGGGCGGAGCAGAGTGCGCTGAGGCCCGGCCCTCTTCCTCCGTGCCCCCGGGAGCTGCAGCACACGCTTGGGAGTCGGGGCTCAGAGGGCAGCAGCACTTTGGCGGTCGGCACTGCCAGGGTCGGCAAAGACGACAGCCAGGAGGGCCGGCTGTTTGGGGTGCAGCAAGCAGGAGACGGgtgaggagcagagctgggggccCTCAAGCAGCCGCCCTCAAGCAGTTGGCGTGTTGGGGGCACGTGCTGCACCTTCATCCAGGGCTGCTGTCTGCTTTTCCTTGAAGGAATCGGCCACTCACTGTAACATGCAGGGCAGGTGGCCCTCAGGAGCCCGCTGTTGTGAGTGCACGGGGCAGCGCAAGTGAGGCCCGGCAGGCGTGGGAGTGTTTACAGGGACCAGATGTGCACCCCGCTCTGGTGTTGCTCACATCTCAAACGTTCCTCCGCAGACTCCGGCCCGGGCACAGGGAAGCTCCACTGTGCTCTGTGAGTGTGAACAACGTAGAGGAAGAGAGACCTGACTCTCCTGCTCAGGCCTCCACCACTGTGGGCAGGTTCTGCCCGCAGGGACAGGGTCCTCAGCTGGGAAGCGGTGGTAACCACCTACTCCCCCGGCACGCTGTCATGAGGAGAAAAGCCTGGTGGAGGAGAATGCTGGGTGAATCCCCCGTTCACGTGCAGGAGGAAAAAGGCTTTCACCCGGGGAGAGGAAGTTCACGCTCTACGCAGCACAGTGCAGCCGTGTCTTCCAGGTCTTACAAAGACAGGCCTTTTATGATCCTGCTAGGTAGATGGGCTCGGTCTTCCAGTCTAGAAAGGTGGTGACCTCTCTTTCTCCCCGCCGAACGTGCCTCTTGCCCTCCAGCCACAGAGCTCTTGCTACCATTGGCATTGGGCCCTCCGGCATCCAGGGAGGCCGGTTCTGCTGCTCGAACCAAACCTCAAGTCCAGCCCCGAGCCAAATGGGGAGAGCTCTGAGTCTCCCGTCTGGGAGCAGTGCTGTCAGACCCCGGTTGCTGGGGAAACGTCTTGGCAGGGAACCTGTGGAAAAGGGCTTGTCAGTAAGACCTGGGAATGGCCGGATATGGAAACATCTGCCCGTGTGTGCTGATGGCAGAGCCGCGGCTCACAAGCGCCTTTTATTTCGGGTCAAATTATCAAATCCATTCTGTTCTTCTAACCTGTGCTTGGTACGTGTGACCTTCTTTAACCCTTCTATGATTCTGGGGTTACTTCGGAAGtatatttaatgaattatttgtACAActtgaccccccctcccccgaattctgtttcatttaataGACTTTTCTACTAAGAGCGTAAAAGATCGAGACTGATTTAGCCAGGGC
The Panthera tigris isolate Pti1 chromosome C2, P.tigris_Pti1_mat1.1, whole genome shotgun sequence genome window above contains:
- the SEC22C gene encoding vesicle-trafficking protein SEC22c isoform X1 — its product is MSMILFACVVRVRDGLPLSASTDFYHTQDFLECRRRLKTLALRLTQYPGRGSAEGRDFSIHFSSLGDVACMAICSRQCPAAMAFCFLETVWWEFTASYDTTCIGLASRPYAFLEFDSIIQKVKWHFNCVSSAQMESSLEKIQEELDFQPPVVLTVEDTDIANGIMNGHTQIHLEPAPNFRMEPVTALGVLSLILNIMCAALNLIRGIHLAEHSLQVAHEEIGTILAFLIPFVACIFQCYLYLFYSPARTVKVVLMLLFICLGNMYLHGLRNLWQILFHIGVAFLSSYQILTRQLQEKQSDYGV
- the SEC22C gene encoding vesicle-trafficking protein SEC22c isoform X4; translation: MSMILFACVVRVRDGLPLSASTDFYHTQDFLECRRRLKTLALRLTQYPGRGSAEGRDFSIHFSSLGDVACMAICSRQCPAAMAFCFLETVWWEFTASYDTTCIGLASRPYAFLEFDSIIQKVKWHFNCVSSAQMESSLEKIQEELDFQPPVVLTVEDTDIANGIMNGHTQIHLEPAPNFRMEPVTALGVLSLILNIMCAALNLIRGIHLAEHSLQVAHEEIGTILAFLIPFVACIFQTPARAQGSSTVLCECEQRRGRET
- the SEC22C gene encoding vesicle-trafficking protein SEC22c isoform X6, producing the protein MSMILFACVVRVRDGLPLSASTDFYHTQDFLECRRRLKTLALRLTQYPGRGSAEGRDFSIHFSSLGDVACMAICSRQCPAAMAFCFLETVWWEFTASYDTTCIGLASRPYAFLEFDSIIQKVKWHFNCVSSAQMESSLEKIQEELDFQPPVVLTVEDTDIANGIMNGHTQIHLEPAPNFRMEPVTALGVLSLILNIMCAALNLIRGIHLAEHSLQVAHEEIGTILAFLIPFVACIFQANLQALWEITLKRW
- the SEC22C gene encoding vesicle-trafficking protein SEC22c isoform X5, translated to MSMILFACVVRVRDGLPLSASTDFYHTQDFLECRRRLKTLALRLTQYPGRGSAEGRDFSIHFSSLGDVACMAICSRQCPAAMAFCFLETVWWEFTASYDTTCIGLASRPYAFLEFDSIIQKVKWHFNCVSSAQMESSLEKIQEELDFQPPVVLTVEDTDIANGIMNGHTQIHLEPAPNFRMEPVTALGVLSLILNIMCAALNLIRGIHLAEHSLQVAHEEIGTILAFLIPFVACIFQQANLQALWEITLKRW
- the SEC22C gene encoding vesicle-trafficking protein SEC22c isoform X2, producing MSMILFACVVRVRDGLPLSASTDFYHTQDFLECRRRLKTLALRLTQYPGRGSAEGRDFSIHFSSLGDVACMAICSRQCPAAMAFCFLETVWWEFTASYDTTCIGLASRPYAFLEFDSIIQKVKWHFNCVSSAQMESSLEKIQEELDFQPPVVLTVEDTDIANGIMNGHTQIHLEPAPNFRMEPVTALGVLSLILNIMCAALNLIRGIHLAEHSLQCYLYLFYSPARTVKVVLMLLFICLGNMYLHGLRNLWQILFHIGVAFLSSYQILTRQLQEKQSDYGV